Below is a window of Thunnus maccoyii chromosome 16, fThuMac1.1, whole genome shotgun sequence DNA.
CTGGAGTGAACGTCTCATTTGACCGGAATGCTGGAGAAAAAAGGGCGAGCGTTGACAACGTTGGCTGGTTTCAAAGTGTCTGACAGAATTGCTTTGACGGTTTTCCTGTTGGCCTTGGTGAGGTTAGTCTTGAGCTTGAGCAGAGCcgaaacatgtttttcactgtggaTGAAGGAAGGGAAACATTAGAAATGAACTTTTTAAATCCAGGACAACCACTCATTAAACAAAAGAGATATGACATGTTAATTTAttagttttagaggtgctggtacaGGTGGATTATGTTACTTTTGGactgagccaggctagctgttttcccctgtttccaggctttgtgctaagctaagctaaccagctgccaGCTCTAGCGTCATATTCAGAGCACAGTGAAAgcggtatcaatcttcttatcaaaccacaaaaaagccaaaaaatatatttcccaatgtcaaactattttatTCTTTGGTTTGCATGTGAAAGTCTTACAACACTAGCCGTGTTTCCATTAACCTATTTTTATGCGCATTTTGAAGTATCGCattaaaaaaagcttaatgAAAACGGCAAAATTGGAAAAAACTTCCTCAATTTCGCAAAAAAAGCTTCACTGACTACGTCCACAGACTGTCATAACAAGCTTTCATTTAAAAGAAgcacttttctttgtttcacttttgttttttcttgataaCTCCTCCAGAAAATTGAGCCTCAGCCTTTcataataatatcataatatcatCCTGCTGCCAGGAAACATCTGAACTCATGTGAGAAGTTTTAGCTCAGTTCACTTCCTGCTTCCCTTAGGTTTtactgaaaaatatgtttgtcaACGTTCAATGTTTACTGATTATGTTCTGTCTTTATTAGGTCAATCACAGCTAAATAAGGACAGTGCACATTCGcttttgataataataataataatgatgtgaATCCAACATGCAGATTGTAAAGGTTACCTGAGGTCAGGATAATCAGTTCCCAGTGATACTATTTGTAACTTTATGGCAGGGAGGTcttggagtttcagcacttcgGCAATATTGTTCAGGATTTCCTTCAACCAGTCCTCCTTTGATCCCTGTGAAGTAGTTTAGTTTAGTATTTAAGTTTACTTCAACAGTAATATACAAGCCAATTGCGGAGGATTTTATCTTtagtgtttattgtttttaaagtgaATTTTCCCAGGAACATGTTAATCACACTCTGCGGTCAGTTCagtgatacatttttttccttggAGTTTCTGATGTTGAACGTAAGATGATGCAACcaaaaattaatgttttgttagATTTTGTGCTTCAGTCTCAccattttcacaaataaattGTGCAAACTCTCCGCGTTGTCTTTCACAGTCATGAAGGCTTTCTCCTGACGCTCCTTGTTCTTCAGTTTGACTTTCCTTTTCAGGAGCCTCTTCACATATTCTGCTGTCACTTCCTGGTGAAGCTGACCCATCAGATCCTGCAATCAAATCAGTAATTCCGACAAAAAACGTTATTTtagcaaacaactattttttgtttgttctttgaaGAACCACTTGATTTACCAGATAATTTGCGAATCTATAAAACTATACCAGTAATTATCCATGTTTTACTCCCTTTACTACTTAAATTATGAATATTTCATGTATTACTAACTGTTTTGCAAACCATACTGTAGTATGCATTTCATCTCCAGGCAGCCATTGGGTTCCATTAACTTCTGTACAGTTTGAaaatcatatatcatatatgtttatgtaaaatctCACTGTATGTAAAttaatggaaaccaatggcCGCCCGAAaggtaaaatatatttaaatatattctgtAGAAATGTAAAGTTAACATGAAAGTTAACATAACATgtagttaaaggaccagtgtgtaagatttagtgacatctagcggtgaggttgcagattgcagccaACTGAAAACCCTCCGCCTCCCCTTCTAAGCAcataggagaacctacggtggctgtgaaacttgtgaaaaaatgcaaatggccctctctagagctagtgtttagtttgtccgtttgtgggctactgtagaaactaggggtgtgccagaatacaaatacgttatttggaaaagcacaaatagtgggtttttatgaatatttgtttcatacaaacattttttaaaattatttgtttcaggaagaagaaaaaaaaaggttggttacatcactatctcagtctctctcctctgctccgctgttatgtctatcagcagatctcaatgaggggagtcacatccacctgctacaagatgcacatttcctaatatggacatcactcctggagttgaggggtgttcctcagagataaagctgatctactgacacaagtgaagtgctcccaagggactctccataacctgttgttcccactctcctttccacaaagttaggttgtaaaaaataggcaataaatgaaaagtgcaaagcttTGAAGGTCTTTCCTCcatgttacacggtgtgctgtctctgtgttatgggtgtataaataggtagaggtctgtttgcaatgaggcgatgagtaaagttttagctcattagtcagcacagtcatcttTGATCTGcgagactccagttcaagacctggtgtggggacctcctttgtaaggtagtttattcatgaacacttattgtaacactttgactttctaaaattaaaagcttaataaaaacaaaacaggattcTAAGGCAACGAAAACACgacgattcttattttcaggtaattatacactaattaaaacatacttatggatattatattccatttctgccaagactgttctgctagatgccactaaattctacacactggtcctttaaggagctaaaacttgaaaaaaacaaaacaaaaaaacagtggcTTGTCCTTTCATTTGAATTGAAGAGGGTGTGCCATGGTTTCTTCAGTTTACCTGGTGACACAATTCAGCTGAACCTTGAAGATCCTGAATCTCTCGTTCAGTGCTGACCAGCAGATTCTCAAACACTGACTTATTCAGCCAGTCACTGGTTCCCAGCTTGCGGTACTGTGGCTGTGTGAGATACAAACATGATGCATGAGACAGTGAAATATATTATCTCTAACTTTTACCAAAAACAGATATAGGTAGGGTCCACAGTAGTGCTgaatttgtaataaaaatgttcagtttagggttaaaattttaattattatcCATCTACACAGTGACATCCATGAGCACATTTTGTgaattattatgtattatgtaaatAAACTTACCTTGAGGACCTTGTGCACAGGGCTTAGTAAATACATGTGAGCAGATTGTTTCATGTCCATTAGAACAGACAAACAGCTTTCCTGAACATCCTCTGGGAACAGATCACTCTTCTTAACGAGGAAGTCCCTGCAGACAGACCACAGGAAAACCCTCAAATTAGCTCACCGCAATATTTTATTGTGATAGTGAAGGATAGGTGCACAAtatttctgtcttaaaacaacagtcagaagcccaaatgaacattgaaacagttttttttcttgctgtaatcattcctcctgttcataccgactattacaatggaagtgatgggggtcAAAAaccacagttcttcttctgtgaaaaaatgtatttaaaagtttatctgaagctaatatgaagcttcagataaaattctttttagtgctaaagttcctctttttgttactatacttccactgcagctcaacagggaaacactgtccgaggaaacacaaagagggaatttgatgctaaaaagaaaaatgtgtcagatatccacttgatacgactaactcagactgctgaagcctcatataagcttcacatcaacttttaaatgactgtgtggacacactgtggattttggcctccatcacttacattgaaagcacatttgaaggatcttttaatatccagtatgaacaggaggaatgattacagcgaggaaaacctctttcactgttcatgtggacacctgactgttgttttaagacagacttgaaaaattgtgaacctgtcctttaagctGTTAGTTTGtctaaatgtcagaaaagtaCCTGAAATGTTCAACACAGCTGAGTATGGCCTTGATGAACGGCTTGCTGTTCGGTTTGCCTTGCTTCATGATGTCGTCTTGGAAGATCCTGAATCTGCAGGAGTTTGtatttgaatgaaaacagtTGATTTTCACATCTGCAGTGTTGATATCATTAAGAATAGAACTAACTGCATTTATAAATAACAGTATTAGAAGCAAATAATCAATCTTGTTACCTTTGTAGTAAATCTTTCAGTTGGTAAGTTAAATCCTGGGCCTTGCTTTGGTCTCCCACAACTTTTACAGTTGTAGTCACAATACCATTGATGAGCTAAAGACAGATAAAGGATACAAATTAattactgcatttaaaaatgataattatgtttatattgtgttgATAATACTGTACCGGAATGAGATCATAGGCCACAGGACTGACGAAGCAGCCGTCCTCTCTTGACGGCTCCTCTCCGTCATCCCACTTTTGCTTTGCTTCCTCCAGGACGCGGTCGATGCAAGTCGTCAGCTCACTCTGGATGTACGAAAAACAACATGCAGTGGTTACTTTTAACACACATAACACTCTactactctactctactttt
It encodes the following:
- the tnfaip2b gene encoding tumor necrosis factor alpha-induced protein 2 isoform X1, whose amino-acid sequence is MSFRAKGEEPSGRPARGRWLRIEFQKLFRGNRAQAGPNTISVTDGHLSPGGKEPQNVIPTFEELLEANHLFEASQLLIEREERLFGEITEAEALEHQEEEVDRLDADRRALKDLVVQILKQSLSTEVNAEALISAVNAVCQEEEQDQQWKQRDGTPPAWRPSGWKKLHDSTLCSLVEERMDNTSSSPADQVEKSLHIRSMGRQLKQDLLWMVEVVKSCYPLELNICNSYARWYHQTFSARLKKITEFGLDDKDCTSLLLWVNEYYPEILREPELASEIDHEALGKLLPEKLLKPLKEQYLNKQQSELTTCIDRVLEEAKQKWDDGEEPSREDGCFVSPVAYDLIPLINGIVTTTVKVVGDQSKAQDLTYQLKDLLQRFRIFQDDIMKQGKPNSKPFIKAILSCVEHFRDFLVKKSDLFPEDVQESCLSVLMDMKQSAHMYLLSPVHKVLKPQYRKLGTSDWLNKSVFENLLVSTEREIQDLQGSAELCHQDLMGQLHQEVTAEYVKRLLKRKVKLKNKERQEKAFMTVKDNAESLHNLFVKMGSKEDWLKEILNNIAEVLKLQDLPAIKLQIVSLGTDYPDLSEKHVSALLKLKTNLTKANRKTVKAILSDTLKPANVVNARPFFSSIPVK
- the tnfaip2b gene encoding tumor necrosis factor alpha-induced protein 2 isoform X2, encoding MSFRAKGEEPSGRPARGRWLRIEFQKLFRGNRAQAGPNTISVTDGHLSPGVIPTFEELLEANHLFEASQLLIEREERLFGEITEAEALEHQEEEVDRLDADRRALKDLVVQILKQSLSTEVNAEALISAVNAVCQEEEQDQQWKQRDGTPPAWRPSGWKKLHDSTLCSLVEERMDNTSSSPADQVEKSLHIRSMGRQLKQDLLWMVEVVKSCYPLELNICNSYARWYHQTFSARLKKITEFGLDDKDCTSLLLWVNEYYPEILREPELASEIDHEALGKLLPEKLLKPLKEQYLNKQQSELTTCIDRVLEEAKQKWDDGEEPSREDGCFVSPVAYDLIPLINGIVTTTVKVVGDQSKAQDLTYQLKDLLQRFRIFQDDIMKQGKPNSKPFIKAILSCVEHFRDFLVKKSDLFPEDVQESCLSVLMDMKQSAHMYLLSPVHKVLKPQYRKLGTSDWLNKSVFENLLVSTEREIQDLQGSAELCHQDLMGQLHQEVTAEYVKRLLKRKVKLKNKERQEKAFMTVKDNAESLHNLFVKMGSKEDWLKEILNNIAEVLKLQDLPAIKLQIVSLGTDYPDLSEKHVSALLKLKTNLTKANRKTVKAILSDTLKPANVVNARPFFSSIPVK